The Aureispira anguillae genome contains a region encoding:
- the dnaG gene encoding DNA primase → MYITNIEELKSKFEIETIVSSLTDWKEGSKAKLCCPFHQEKTPSFSISKSKNIATCFGSCGKTYTPISFVMEYKQVDFLEAVEYAAKVHHLAVEYAENVSEEQLEQLKKRQQKKEQYLLYNRLLASAYYNHHHGAEELKGEIQFDKRSLQGSTVKTFGICQTPEAWHFTKSLKLDNSILKELGIIKQGKKGFFDAYRNRVLFPIHNPSKAIVGFAGRAMNDDQIKYLNSPESEVYHKEQLLYGLAQQLSAIKKTKNMYLVEGYWDVLSLYDGGFLGAVATGGTSLSKQQAKLINRYAERVVLLYDGDKAGIEAAIRNLPILIELGLHVDIISLPEKQDPDSYIREIGAEGFTIYCKTNKTDAINWYLEHELQNSDRDNFAIQRISELAIELIAKIKNELVRDCYIRDVSKLLDIKQSVLSIQLRDKMGALNFESEQKSLSSKQRADLFKYGMYEDGNQYWCSNAKGGYTCVSNFVVKPLFHLKSKDNPKRLFELLNKYNQKVVLDVEAAVLVSLDKFRLAVEAEGNYFFTGNIAQYNRIKGKIYDEMKTCYEIDVLGYHRDNFYTFGNGIYTIDKGFIPANNYGILSYQDKRYFLPAFSEIYKDSSQLFKDEKNFAYQDSKITFKDWSTLFCKVHGSKGQIALCFYVAALFRDVIHDYVNFPLLNLFGQPGTGKSFMGKNLSYMFGIAKDGFNLNSGTQVGFYNRLVLARNALVFCEEYFNSIDSRFIQGLKSIYDGIGREKGQKTGTKSLVSEVYSACMFVGQELPTSDNALFTRVINLAFSQTEYTQKESNLADELKAMRKNGELINITAKLSVLRPHIQDNYGQQYNLTFSKLKKAVKADTRLIENYASILTVFDLLKEKVSFPFSMEEVYKNCITNILYQNDQIHSETETATFWDIIEYLASAGLLVEEYDYKIEERFSWKNKQFDEPKRLLYLSFSKSFPLYREHHKRQFSKDGLTKSSLSHYIKTHPSFVDYLKSTRMGKKNTSAFVFDYDALGLSMHDEPQASTDHATENEIWEQQETHEKKLDQKKLLEQQENAKKELEYYNKALKYKGIQPQKAALLKKGKEKKNKK, encoded by the coding sequence ATGTATATTACAAATATTGAAGAACTAAAATCAAAGTTTGAGATTGAAACCATTGTTTCATCTCTTACAGATTGGAAAGAAGGCAGCAAAGCAAAACTTTGCTGCCCATTCCACCAAGAAAAAACGCCTTCTTTTTCAATCTCAAAATCAAAAAATATAGCAACTTGTTTTGGGAGCTGTGGCAAAACGTATACACCGATTAGTTTTGTAATGGAATACAAACAAGTTGATTTTTTAGAGGCAGTAGAATACGCAGCAAAAGTACATCATTTAGCGGTTGAATATGCCGAGAATGTAAGCGAGGAGCAGCTGGAGCAGCTGAAGAAACGCCAACAGAAAAAAGAGCAATATTTATTGTACAATCGTTTGTTGGCATCTGCTTATTATAACCACCATCATGGAGCTGAGGAGCTAAAAGGGGAGATTCAATTTGATAAAAGAAGTTTACAGGGATCAACCGTCAAAACATTTGGAATTTGTCAAACGCCTGAAGCCTGGCATTTTACAAAAAGTTTGAAATTAGACAACAGTATATTAAAGGAACTAGGCATTATTAAGCAAGGAAAAAAAGGGTTTTTTGATGCCTATAGAAATAGAGTGTTGTTCCCGATACACAACCCAAGCAAAGCAATAGTAGGCTTTGCAGGTCGAGCGATGAATGATGACCAAATCAAGTATTTAAACAGCCCCGAAAGCGAAGTTTACCACAAAGAGCAGCTTTTGTATGGCTTGGCTCAACAACTTTCAGCGATCAAGAAAACAAAAAACATGTATTTGGTGGAGGGCTATTGGGACGTGCTAAGTTTGTATGATGGTGGGTTCTTAGGAGCAGTAGCCACTGGAGGAACATCATTGAGCAAGCAACAGGCTAAATTAATCAATCGCTATGCTGAGCGTGTTGTTTTATTGTACGATGGGGACAAAGCAGGAATAGAGGCAGCTATAAGAAATTTACCGATATTGATTGAGTTAGGGCTTCATGTAGATATAATCTCTTTACCTGAAAAACAAGATCCTGATAGTTACATTAGAGAGATAGGAGCGGAGGGCTTCACCATTTATTGCAAGACAAATAAAACAGATGCAATCAATTGGTATTTGGAGCATGAGCTTCAAAACTCAGACCGTGATAATTTTGCCATTCAGCGGATTAGTGAATTAGCGATTGAATTGATTGCTAAGATAAAAAATGAACTAGTAAGAGATTGTTACATTCGTGATGTATCGAAACTATTGGATATAAAACAAAGTGTGTTAAGCATCCAGTTACGGGATAAAATGGGGGCTTTGAACTTTGAGAGCGAACAAAAAAGTCTAAGTTCAAAACAACGGGCGGACTTGTTTAAATATGGCATGTATGAAGATGGGAATCAATACTGGTGCTCTAATGCAAAAGGTGGTTATACTTGTGTATCTAACTTTGTGGTTAAGCCTTTATTTCATTTAAAATCAAAAGACAATCCTAAGCGCCTATTTGAGTTGTTAAATAAATACAATCAAAAGGTTGTTTTAGATGTAGAGGCAGCTGTTTTGGTGAGTTTAGATAAGTTTAGATTAGCGGTAGAGGCAGAAGGTAATTATTTTTTTACAGGCAATATAGCGCAGTACAACCGCATCAAAGGCAAGATTTATGATGAAATGAAGACTTGTTATGAAATAGACGTGCTAGGTTATCATAGAGATAATTTTTACACCTTTGGAAATGGTATTTATACGATAGATAAAGGCTTTATTCCTGCCAATAACTATGGTATTTTAAGCTATCAAGATAAGCGTTATTTTTTGCCAGCCTTTAGCGAAATTTACAAAGATTCCAGTCAACTGTTTAAAGATGAAAAAAACTTTGCTTATCAAGATTCAAAAATCACATTCAAAGATTGGTCAACACTTTTTTGCAAAGTGCATGGAAGCAAAGGACAAATAGCCCTTTGTTTTTATGTGGCTGCTTTGTTTAGAGATGTGATCCATGATTATGTAAATTTTCCTTTACTCAATTTATTTGGTCAACCAGGAACAGGCAAGTCTTTTATGGGAAAAAATCTGTCTTATATGTTCGGCATTGCCAAGGATGGTTTTAATTTAAATAGTGGTACACAGGTTGGTTTTTACAATCGTTTGGTATTGGCTAGAAATGCCCTGGTGTTTTGTGAGGAATATTTTAACTCGATAGATTCGAGATTCATCCAGGGGCTAAAATCCATTTATGATGGAATAGGGCGAGAGAAAGGACAAAAGACAGGAACAAAGAGTTTGGTTAGTGAGGTTTATTCTGCTTGTATGTTTGTGGGGCAAGAGTTGCCCACTTCAGATAATGCTTTGTTTACTCGTGTTATTAATTTGGCATTTTCACAAACAGAGTATACACAGAAGGAATCTAATTTAGCGGATGAATTGAAGGCAATGCGCAAGAATGGGGAATTGATAAATATAACGGCAAAATTAAGCGTATTAAGACCACATATCCAAGATAACTATGGGCAACAATACAATCTTACCTTTTCTAAATTAAAAAAAGCGGTCAAGGCAGACACTCGATTGATAGAAAATTATGCTTCTATTTTAACGGTATTTGATTTGCTCAAGGAAAAGGTATCTTTTCCCTTCAGTATGGAAGAAGTTTATAAAAATTGCATCACAAATATTCTATACCAAAACGACCAAATTCACAGCGAAACAGAAACGGCCACCTTCTGGGATATTATCGAATATTTGGCAAGTGCTGGCTTGTTGGTGGAGGAATATGATTATAAAATAGAAGAGCGTTTTAGTTGGAAAAATAAACAATTTGATGAGCCTAAGCGTCTATTGTATTTGTCTTTTTCCAAATCCTTTCCTTTATATAGAGAGCATCACAAACGGCAATTTAGCAAGGATGGATTGACCAAATCATCTTTGTCCCATTATATAAAAACACATCCTAGTTTTGTAGATTATCTAAAAAGTACTCGAATGGGCAAAAAAAATACATCTGCCTTTGTATTTGATTATGATGCATTAGGACTAAGTATGCATGATGAGCCGCAAGCTTCAACAGATCATGCAACTGAAAATGAAATTTGGGAACAGCAAGAAACTCACGAAAAGAAACTAGATCAAAAAAAGCTTTTAGAGCAGCAAGAAAATGCTAAAAAAGAGCTGGAGTATTATAATAAGGCGCTAAAATATAAAGGAATTCAGCCCCAAAAAGCAGCACTACTGAAGAAAGGAAAAGAAAAAAAGAACAAAAAGTAA
- a CDS encoding helix-turn-helix domain-containing protein, whose translation MSISERFKLILFLEEKNVKQLASEINVTQSALNKVVRGEAMPSSKILIPLAQRGINVNWLLIGKGDTKQESKENRNLSLNKDTLRKRLTPEELELIVKKLPKNQEVIFHTETSAIEKLEAQNKALEKELETSYKMNKILAEAKKVLENQIKDKDRIISLLEKK comes from the coding sequence ATGTCTATATCTGAACGTTTTAAATTAATATTGTTTTTAGAAGAAAAAAATGTAAAGCAACTAGCTTCAGAAATTAATGTTACTCAATCTGCCTTAAATAAAGTAGTTAGAGGAGAAGCAATGCCTAGTTCAAAAATATTAATTCCTCTAGCTCAAAGAGGTATCAATGTTAATTGGCTATTGATAGGAAAGGGCGACACTAAACAAGAATCTAAGGAAAACAGGAATCTAAGTCTAAATAAAGATACATTAAGAAAAAGGCTAACACCTGAAGAACTTGAGCTAATAGTTAAAAAGCTTCCTAAGAATCAAGAGGTAATTTTTCACACAGAAACAAGTGCTATCGAAAAACTCGAAGCCCAAAATAAGGCTCTAGAAAAAGAACTTGAAACCAGTTATAAAATGAACAAAATACTGGCTGAAGCTAAAAAAGTTTTAGAAAACCAGATAAAAGACAAAGATAGGATCATATCCTTGCTCGAAAAAAAATAA
- a CDS encoding tyrosine-type recombinase/integrase, translated as MKLLEALYFAYEIKSRECREKTVLDYGSYLNRFAKYWVGLGKDNSLLKDFSKQDAITYLDYVFTVKKISAVTRNNHFRKLRALFYVLVERDFITKNPFTGVKKLRTEKKKRRTFSPVERSIICNYLKEANEGLLLAVSLCYYCALRNAELRRLKIEDISLEKGIITLDGARTKNKNLANITIPNHLIEFLRKIRINRYPANYFVFGPKLTPSIKQTGKNCITSTHRKVMDTLTQCNILTDSENKTFYSWKDTAARDMIEEGISAPALMKHFRHSSLETTQRYLESFGVKNERIKEIRTNLF; from the coding sequence ATGAAATTATTAGAAGCCTTATATTTTGCCTATGAGATCAAAAGCAGAGAATGTCGAGAGAAAACAGTACTTGACTATGGAAGCTATCTTAATCGTTTTGCTAAGTACTGGGTCGGATTGGGTAAGGATAATAGCCTACTCAAAGACTTCAGCAAACAAGATGCGATTACTTACCTAGATTATGTCTTCACGGTCAAGAAAATATCGGCAGTAACAAGAAACAACCACTTTAGGAAGCTAAGAGCCTTGTTCTATGTCTTGGTAGAGCGTGACTTTATCACAAAAAATCCATTTACAGGGGTCAAAAAATTGCGAACAGAAAAGAAAAAACGCCGTACCTTTTCTCCTGTTGAGCGCTCTATTATCTGCAACTATCTAAAAGAAGCTAATGAGGGGCTGTTATTAGCTGTTTCTTTGTGTTATTACTGCGCCTTGAGGAATGCAGAGCTAAGACGACTAAAGATTGAAGATATTAGCTTAGAAAAAGGAATTATTACCTTGGATGGGGCTAGGACTAAAAATAAGAATCTAGCCAATATTACCATTCCTAATCACTTGATTGAGTTTTTGCGCAAAATACGCATCAATCGCTATCCAGCAAACTATTTTGTCTTTGGGCCTAAATTAACACCTAGCATCAAACAGACGGGCAAAAATTGCATCACTAGTACGCATAGAAAGGTAATGGACACTTTAACTCAATGCAATATTTTGACAGACTCCGAAAATAAGACGTTCTATAGTTGGAAGGACACGGCTGCTCGTGATATGATTGAAGAGGGCATCTCTGCTCCTGCTCTAATGAAACATTTTAGACATTCTAGCTTGGAAACTACTCAACGTTATTTGGAGAGCTTCGGAGTAAAAAATGAGCGTATCAAAGAGATTCGGACTAATTTGTTTTAA
- a CDS encoding HEPN domain-containing protein, with protein MDYICTFLNSIHGLELNFNIDDFLFEDLNLKIKNESKIIDQFYKSPILKITGSAQYQKSIQLKSYLWSEFPAPKKDFNEKIILAHLLKLSTIFSNAAWIVKDNSVRFELGHFQYTDGKFVTIHSNIRHSLYTNCLGDKEVTNFSEPEITEAIKYFNFFFNLKSSIDDSEPEMTHAQANRIKRAYYFIDSARTSFDIGTKVSLYCSAFECLFSISNSELTHRLSETVANFLENSFTEKKDIYNKMKKIYSLRSSITHGSGIKRALLTNNSLKLKKIGRDCDNILRRCLEKIIADDTLTSMYSDNNNDIITTYLTDLNFK; from the coding sequence ATGGATTATATATGTACTTTTCTAAATAGTATACATGGACTAGAACTTAATTTTAATATTGATGATTTTTTATTCGAGGATTTAAATTTAAAAATTAAAAACGAATCTAAAATAATAGATCAATTTTATAAGTCTCCAATACTTAAAATTACTGGTTCAGCGCAATATCAAAAATCTATCCAACTTAAATCTTATTTGTGGTCTGAGTTCCCTGCACCTAAAAAAGATTTTAATGAAAAAATCATACTTGCTCATTTACTAAAACTCAGCACAATTTTTAGTAATGCAGCATGGATCGTAAAAGATAATTCAGTAAGGTTTGAACTTGGTCATTTTCAATATACTGATGGAAAATTCGTTACAATTCATTCTAATATTAGGCACTCATTGTATACCAATTGCCTTGGAGATAAGGAGGTTACTAATTTTTCAGAACCAGAAATAACTGAGGCAATTAAGTATTTTAATTTTTTCTTCAATTTAAAGTCAAGCATTGACGACTCTGAGCCTGAAATGACTCATGCACAAGCTAATAGAATTAAAAGAGCTTATTATTTCATTGATTCAGCAAGAACAAGCTTTGACATAGGTACCAAGGTATCATTATATTGCTCTGCTTTTGAGTGTTTATTTTCAATATCAAACAGTGAATTAACTCATAGGTTATCAGAGACTGTTGCTAATTTTCTAGAAAATTCTTTTACAGAAAAAAAAGATATTTATAATAAAATGAAGAAAATATACAGCCTTAGATCATCCATTACGCATGGTTCAGGTATAAAAAGAGCATTACTTACAAATAATAGCTTAAAGTTAAAAAAAATAGGACGTGATTGTGATAATATTTTAAGAAGATGTTTAGAGAAAATTATTGCTGACGATACTTTAACAAGTATGTATTCAGATAATAATAACGATATAATAACTACCTACTTAACAGACTTAAACTTTAAATAA
- a CDS encoding glycoside hydrolase family 19 protein encodes MKLKFYDGLSEHKRLLLGTVLLFGCIVLIDVFMRSYRVNGIIKSCSLAFGPLDEVQKDSIRLIVRAFDKYGDKDLNKLAYILATARYESNFRPIEERRAAPSQTEVYNRQNRYWGTGYWGRGFVQLTHQKNYRKMSDFLGVDLVKNPSLALDPNNAAKILVYGMLNGLFTRQRLSQYINGSIVDFYQARKTVNGLDRAGRVAGYANSVNDKL; translated from the coding sequence ATGAAATTGAAATTCTACGATGGATTAAGCGAGCATAAAAGGTTGTTGCTGGGAACAGTGCTGCTTTTTGGTTGCATCGTCTTAATAGATGTATTTATGCGCTCTTATCGGGTAAATGGGATTATTAAATCTTGCTCTTTGGCGTTTGGTCCACTAGACGAAGTGCAGAAAGATTCAATTCGATTAATTGTGCGAGCGTTTGATAAGTATGGAGATAAAGACTTGAATAAATTAGCGTATATCTTGGCAACAGCTCGGTATGAAAGCAACTTTCGCCCGATAGAAGAAAGGAGGGCAGCTCCTAGCCAAACAGAGGTATACAACCGCCAAAATAGATATTGGGGTACGGGGTACTGGGGACGGGGTTTTGTCCAACTCACCCACCAAAAGAATTATCGTAAAATGTCGGACTTTTTAGGCGTTGATTTGGTCAAAAATCCATCGTTGGCGCTTGATCCGAATAATGCTGCTAAAATTCTAGTATATGGAATGCTAAACGGCTTGTTTACTCGTCAACGATTGAGCCAGTATATCAATGGCTCCATCGTTGATTTTTATCAGGCTCGTAAGACCGTTAATGGCTTGGATCGGGCTGGTAGGGTGGCTGGGTATGCGAATAGTGTTAATGATAAATTGTAG
- a CDS encoding peptidoglycan recognition protein family protein, whose translation MDRYIKQIKQHKKACIGALILLFIVLLIALKSRNIRIIDQYSTLMRSSSKKYPTRTLAIINKIVVHHSASIGQYAADYARYHVQSKGWAGIGYHFVIEKNGDIIQGNPLRNVSNNVAGENRRSIGICLSGDFTKEQPSSQQLKSLAQLIKYLRKQLPQSLEVYGHRDFGQTSCPGHQLAKHLYKFKLA comes from the coding sequence ATGGATCGTTACATAAAGCAGATCAAGCAACATAAAAAGGCTTGTATCGGAGCATTGATCCTGCTGTTTATTGTGCTGTTGATAGCCTTAAAAAGCAGAAACATAAGGATAATAGACCAGTATAGCACCTTAATGCGTTCTAGTAGCAAAAAATACCCTACTAGGACGCTTGCTATTATCAATAAAATTGTAGTGCATCACTCTGCTAGTATAGGACAGTATGCAGCCGATTACGCCCGTTATCACGTACAATCGAAAGGATGGGCAGGCATTGGGTACCATTTTGTCATTGAGAAAAACGGTGACATTATTCAAGGAAATCCGCTAAGAAATGTGAGTAATAATGTGGCAGGAGAGAATAGGCGAAGTATAGGAATCTGTTTAAGTGGTGACTTTACGAAAGAGCAGCCCAGCTCGCAGCAATTAAAAAGCCTAGCACAATTAATCAAATACTTAAGAAAGCAATTGCCCCAAAGCTTAGAAGTATACGGGCATAGAGACTTTGGGCAGACTTCATGCCCAGGCCATCAATTAGCCAAACACCTCTATAAATTTAAGTTAGCATGA
- a CDS encoding peptidoglycan-binding domain-containing protein: protein MKKTLETHKKPLIMGFLLIALVLTYFNRDKLIQFFEQAKQPPVSPSKGSNSTTAQLSSTASNDTLLSKGSEGEKVKELQRLLNVKHGNNKPQLLPFLVEDGKFGAKTEAMLKKWTGRTSISIQELIKALK, encoded by the coding sequence ATGAAAAAGACGCTAGAAACCCATAAGAAACCCCTAATAATGGGGTTTCTATTGATTGCCTTAGTCCTGACCTATTTTAATCGAGATAAATTGATCCAGTTCTTTGAGCAAGCGAAACAACCGCCTGTAAGCCCTTCTAAGGGATCGAATAGCACAACGGCGCAGCTTTCCTCAACAGCAAGCAATGATACCCTTCTGAGCAAAGGAAGCGAAGGAGAGAAGGTAAAAGAGCTGCAACGTTTATTGAATGTCAAACACGGCAACAATAAGCCCCAACTGCTGCCCTTTTTGGTAGAAGATGGCAAGTTTGGGGCAAAAACAGAAGCCATGCTGAAGAAGTGGACAGGCAGAACCTCAATCTCGATTCAAGAACTGATTAAAGCCCTGAAATAA